Within the Thalassoglobus sp. JC818 genome, the region GAGAGTTCGTGATTCTTTGACCGAATGAGTCAACGGCTTCTGACCGTAGACATGCTTACCCGCATGAATTGCACTGAGCGTGACAGGAGCGTGCATGTGATCGGGCGTTGAAATGGTCACAGCATCGATGCCGGGCATTTCGAGGAGTTTTCGCCAGTCAGCGAACTTTTTGGCTTTGGGAAATTGCTCACTCGCTTTCAGCAGTCGACCTTCGTCGATGTCACAGATCGCGACAATTTCGTTGCCCTTCGAGCACTCCAGCATGTCGGACCAGCCTTTGCCGCCGACGCCGACACAGGCGATCATTACAGGGTCGTGATTTGTTTGAGCTTGCGCGACGAGAGGTCCAAGGAGGGCAGTGGCTGCGGCGCTTTGAAGGAAGGTCCGTCGATCGAGAAATGGTGAAGTCATGAATTCTCCTGAGGTCATTTCTGGTGAGGGCCACATCATAGAACAAGTTGCCCGCGTCTGTGCACTCGCTGGAAGTGATTGACTCACCATTTTGCGTTGTTTGTTCTGCAACAATCACGCATCAAGATATGTTCCTAAAACTATTCTTTCCCGTTTTGCAACTCATAATGCTGATGTGGACGTTTCGAACGAACCACCTCCAGCCACGGTAGTTTTTTCCATTCTGAAAAGAGCTCATTGGCTGCTGCCGGATCGACGGGGCCATCATGCACATGCAGGAGGTAGCGCAACTTCAATGGTCGCTCCTTTGATGTTTCCAACGGACCGGAGAAGCAAGCGGATGCGCCCATCCACCCATCTTCGCGAACATGCCATTTCGTTGGATGCGAGGGATTCCCAGGGTGATCGAAGTACGTCATGCCGGAGACTGCTTTCGTTTGATTGCCAGCTTCGTCGTAGTCTGCCAATGAACCCGAGTAGTCCATCCAGACGTTCTCCTGACCAAAGAGATCGGGTTCGCCTGTCGCCCCCGAAGCTCCGGTGAGCACTCCGTCTCCAAAATGCACCGAAATCGACTTTGCGACACGGACTGCAAGAAACCCGTAGTTGGTCTTCTGAAACTCGATCATCTCGCTTTCAGGGTGAAAGGTGGACTGCAGATCGAGTGTGTAGCTGGAATCGGGAAGAGAACGAATTTGCACGATCAATTCCTGATGGAGCAGGGGAGTGGGATCGTGACCATCAACCCACTCCAGGCGAACCGCCATTCGGGCCACACCTTCTCCATCTTCGTAAACGAACCACTCTTTCTGGCGAATCTGCGGAAGCCCGTTTGCCCAGAAGTCGATTCCAAGCACACGATGATGTGCGAACCAGACCGACTGATGGTGATCGTGATTGGGAGCACCGGGATGACCCATTCGCGTCAGTGACTGTCTGCTAGAAGAATTCACCGGATAGAAGAACGGACGCGGGTAATGCGATCCAAAATGCCAACGGGTCTTCTCGACTCCATCGATCCGAAAACTGACCTGATCGTCGGGAAGAGGAATGATTTCGCAAAAGGGAATTCGGCTCATCAGCAAGTCTCATCTCGTTTTGGGTCGGAACATCCATCGCCCCCTGCAGCAGACAGTTTCCCTCGCGTTTGTCGACATCTCTTGAACTCAATCGATCTATTCGAAGAGAAGCTCACGAAACGCGCGAACTGATCTCGCTGGGGCCAGAATCGACCTTCATTCGATTCAAGACCGCGTGGAAAAACAACCATCCGCCCCCATGTCACCGTCTCACAGCCCAAGATCGTTCAGATCTCTGAACACGCGTTTCAAGTTCTTAACAACGAAATGCCTCGCAAACTGAACATGGGTTCGCATGCAGTAAGTTTCTGAAAAGGCAAGGGGTAAATCTGCCCAATACTCTCATTTTTCTCAAACTGACGGTTGTAATCGGTAAAACCGATTTCTTAGGGTCAACCTGAAAACGTTGTGTGGCCAGACGGATTGTATATGGCCAGATCCCTTAATTGAGAGAGTCCGCCCAAACATTGAGAGAGAACTCATGAATTGCTTGCTTGAGAAGTTGCGCTTCATTCTTCCAGTATTCAGTTGTGCCTTTCTGCTCCCCGCAATGGCCTTCGCAGACCTGATCGACAATGACGTCCCCGCCGGAACTGTTGGTCATTTTGAAGTGGACGTTGATCCGGGTGGTCAGTCTGAGACCGCGAACATCACTGCGAACGGAGCGATCAGCGGAACAACGACGACGAACGTCGTGTATGAGATGATCAACTACGTTCAAACAGGTGCTGGGGTCTCTGCCCTGAGTGGAACAGGGAGCATCACTACTGAAGACACCTATGTCAGCAGCGGTTCATTTGTCGGCTCGAACGGTAATACGGTTTTCTGGCGCTCGACAGCTTCGATCGCTGATGGTGACTCGGCAATGCGAAATGAAATCACATTCACCGTAAACAGCAACGAAACGCTGGGTGATCTCCGATTCATGAACTACCTCGATCAAGATGTTTTCGGTATCACCGACATCTTGTTCACACGTGGTTCACTCGCCGGTGGAGATCTCGAACTCTTTACCGTCGATCAAGATGAAGAGGCCGGAATCAGCCAGAGCGGAGCGTATTCAGACTCTCAAGGTCTTGTAAATTCAACTTTCGAAGGTTGGGCGGCTGACGAATACTCTGACCTGCAAGATGACATCACAGCGGGAACAGCTGCATTCAGTCTGACTGGGGAAGTCGACATGATATCTCTTCCAGCATTCGTCGATCCGACATTCGGCCCAGCTTTCGGACCTGAAGACATCACCACAGCTCTCTCCTGGGTCATCGATCCGAATGCGAGTTCAGCGACTGTGATCACCTACCTTGGCGGAGTGCCAGACGTGATCGACATTCCTCCCACCAATCCAGTTCCTGAACCATCATCCATGGCGTTGCTGGCCATGGGACTGACCGGACTCGGTTGCGCTTCTCGCCGACGTAAGAACGCTGCAAAATAACGTCCGAATCCAACGAACTCAGAAGTGCGATTAAAGATCAACCCGGCGAAGTGACAGCTGTCATCTCGCCGGGTTTGTTTCATTTTCGACTTGCTGCTGTCAACTCGTCGCAAAGATCCGAAGCCGTCGTTCGAGTAAGTCTCGGGCTGTGAAGAATTTCAATCGAGCTTTGCAGCGAAGACTGACTGGCACAGTGCTTCAATGTGCCGATAGTCCGTTCCACAGCATCCGCCAAGCACGTTGATGTTGTGATCGAGATTGTCGAGAAGATGCCGATGCTCCTGGCCGAATTCGTCAGGATTGCCAGAGTCGAGTTCCTCGGATCCATCGAGTTCTTCGTGACTCAATTTCGACGCGTTGGCTCGTAAGCCTCCAATGCGTGATCGCCAGCCGGCTGCACTCGTGAGAGTCTCCGCGAAGTGTGTCGGGTGAGCGCAATTGATCATGTAGTAGGCTGGACACGAACCTGTCTCTTGATCGACCTGCTCAATTGCTTCTCCCAGCGGTTGGCCGCTTGGCAGACGACCATCTGTTTCCACAGTAAATGAAATTGCAACCGGGACGCGAGCATTCTGACTCGCCAGAGCGATTCCAGCCGCTTCCTCTGCATACGTCAGCGTCATTGCAGTGATCATGTCCGCCCCGCCACTGACAAGCGATTGGATTTGCGTTCCGTGATAGTCGGCAGCTTGTTCGGAATTCATCATCGATCCGACAACGTAACCGTCGCCGCGTGGGCCAACGCATCCGCTCACAACTATCGGCTGGCCAGCTTTTTCGTTTTCTTGTCGCAGCCGCAAAAGCATGTCTACCGCCTGACGATTTACCGAGTCAAGTCGACTCAGGTTGTAACCGACTTGATCTGCCCAGTCTCGATTCGCTCGCCAGGTGACACTTTCGAGGAGGAAGCCCAACGAGAATCGATCCGCAATTGCGAGGTACTTCCTGAAGTAGTTCTGCAGATGTTGAATACCAGCATCCTCATCAAGCAGAAGGTATGCGGAATAAGCGGGGATGTCGAAACCATCATGAAAGACGAGCGTCGATTCCAACCCACCGTCGGTGAGCAGCGTACTCCCATTAAGTTGTGGCAGTTGGTTTCGATAGGAACTCATTTAAAAACTCCGTTCACCCAGATGAAATTCGGGGTACTCAAAAACTTGGAAGCGAAGATGCTCTTCGGAGATCGAACGGACTCGTGCATCCTCAAACAAGATGTCGACTCGGAACGACTTCGATCTGTCTTCTCAGAAGCGTATTCATTCTTGACCTGTGACACGATTTTCGGACACGACATCAGAAATCTCCTAAAGCAAGTTGCTCTTTCCTGTGCACTCAAAATCAGAAAACGCCCTAAATGCGTGGATTGAACCTCGATGTGATTCCTGCCATCATCGACCAACCGATGTGACCATGCTGATCGGTCCAGAGCAACACGCTCTCAACATTTTGAAAACCTCGCTTGCATGTCCAAAGAGACTGGTCGAAACATGAATCCAGACCGAGATGTTGACACCGAGCAGAGCGTGAATGTTCGGGATTACAATCGACGAACGTTCTTAAAGTCGACGTCGCTGGCACTCGGGGTGAGCTTTGGCTTTTCGAAGATCTTTGCAGAGGACAATATGAAGTCAGGCTTCATCGACTGTCATTCCCATGTCTGGACAGATGACATTGAGTTATATCCTCTTCAGGGAACACAGACAGCCGCAGACTTAAAACCTCGAACGTTCACACCTGAAGAACTGCTTGCCATTGCCGAGCCGGTCGGTGTCAGTCGTGTGGTGCTAATTCAACACACAGTTTACCACGACAAAGACAACTCATATCTCGTTGACACCATCAAACATTTCCCCGGTCGTTTCTCCGGAGTTGCTTGCGTCGAACCAAGATCAGAAAACCTTTCAGATTCACTGGTCAGTCTCCACGATTCTGGTTGCCGCGGACTTCGAATTCGCCCGGGAGATGGGGGCGTCAAACTTTGGAGCGACTCTGAGGGAATGAAGGAGATGTGGCGCCGTGGCCCAGAGATTGGGCTGGCCATGTGTCCGCTCATCAACCCGGAGTACCTGCCGGAAGTCGATCGCATGTGCCAGTCGTTTCCAGAG harbors:
- a CDS encoding PmoA family protein — translated: MSRIPFCEIIPLPDDQVSFRIDGVEKTRWHFGSHYPRPFFYPVNSSSRQSLTRMGHPGAPNHDHHQSVWFAHHRVLGIDFWANGLPQIRQKEWFVYEDGEGVARMAVRLEWVDGHDPTPLLHQELIVQIRSLPDSSYTLDLQSTFHPESEMIEFQKTNYGFLAVRVAKSISVHFGDGVLTGASGATGEPDLFGQENVWMDYSGSLADYDEAGNQTKAVSGMTYFDHPGNPSHPTKWHVREDGWMGASACFSGPLETSKERPLKLRYLLHVHDGPVDPAAANELFSEWKKLPWLEVVRSKRPHQHYELQNGKE
- a CDS encoding PEP-CTERM sorting domain-containing protein, producing the protein MNCLLEKLRFILPVFSCAFLLPAMAFADLIDNDVPAGTVGHFEVDVDPGGQSETANITANGAISGTTTTNVVYEMINYVQTGAGVSALSGTGSITTEDTYVSSGSFVGSNGNTVFWRSTASIADGDSAMRNEITFTVNSNETLGDLRFMNYLDQDVFGITDILFTRGSLAGGDLELFTVDQDEEAGISQSGAYSDSQGLVNSTFEGWAADEYSDLQDDITAGTAAFSLTGEVDMISLPAFVDPTFGPAFGPEDITTALSWVIDPNASSATVITYLGGVPDVIDIPPTNPVPEPSSMALLAMGLTGLGCASRRRKNAAK
- a CDS encoding homocysteine S-methyltransferase family protein → MSSYRNQLPQLNGSTLLTDGGLESTLVFHDGFDIPAYSAYLLLDEDAGIQHLQNYFRKYLAIADRFSLGFLLESVTWRANRDWADQVGYNLSRLDSVNRQAVDMLLRLRQENEKAGQPIVVSGCVGPRGDGYVVGSMMNSEQAADYHGTQIQSLVSGGADMITAMTLTYAEEAAGIALASQNARVPVAISFTVETDGRLPSGQPLGEAIEQVDQETGSCPAYYMINCAHPTHFAETLTSAAGWRSRIGGLRANASKLSHEELDGSEELDSGNPDEFGQEHRHLLDNLDHNINVLGGCCGTDYRHIEALCQSVFAAKLD
- a CDS encoding amidohydrolase family protein is translated as MNPDRDVDTEQSVNVRDYNRRTFLKSTSLALGVSFGFSKIFAEDNMKSGFIDCHSHVWTDDIELYPLQGTQTAADLKPRTFTPEELLAIAEPVGVSRVVLIQHTVYHDKDNSYLVDTIKHFPGRFSGVACVEPRSENLSDSLVSLHDSGCRGLRIRPGDGGVKLWSDSEGMKEMWRRGPEIGLAMCPLINPEYLPEVDRMCQSFPETTVVIDHFARIGIDGTIRQSDLDNLLQLARFSNVFVKVSAFYALGEKQPPHRELVPMIRQLYDKFGPQRLMWGSDCPYQLTSPNNYNDSLALITDRIDFLSADDKDWILKKSAESVFFSN